The genomic DNA CCAACCAGCCTATCCAGCAGGCAGGAAATTTCAAATGTTGGGGAGGTTTAGGAGGGGAAAAAGAGAATAATCACGTCATATTGAGCGAAGCAAAGCGAAGTCGAAATATCCCCGTACATTATCATCAAAATATAAATAATCAAAATAAAATATTTGCCCTTTTTTACTTTATAAACTTTACGAACTTTTAACTTTAAAAACTAATATTAATTTTATGCCAAAAAAAACAAAACAAAAAATAAGTAAAAAATTGCAAAAAGAAATAAAGTCTAATTTTGTAAAATATATTGGAGCTGGTTTTGGACTTGTTGCCTCGTTTGCTTGGAACGACGCTATAAAATCACTAATTGAAGCTGTATTCCCAGTAAGCGGTCAATATGTGTGGGCAAAATTCGCTTATGCTGTCGTTATGACTTTGGTTGTTGTTGTGCTTATGGTTTACATTGTGAGAATTTTAAAAGTTGAAGAAGAAAAATAAATATATATTTTCTTTATGTCATCCTGAGCGGAGCAGAGCGAAGTCGAATGGATCTTGCAATAAAATCACTAAAATATTGAATTAAGTAATTTTTTTAAATGCATACTTTACGAGCAAAATTTAAGAATGAAATAATTGCAGAATTTCTACCACCAAAACATAATTCAGATAAAATTGTGATTTTGTGTGATGGTTTGCCGACACTTCCAAACAAGAAAAAGTTGTTGAAATTTTTTTCAAAAAAAGGTTTTTGGGTTTTTCACTTGCGATACCGCGGGACTTGGGAAAGTGGTGGAGAATTTCTACAAAATTCACCAGAGCAAGATGTGTTGGACATAATAGACGAGTTGCCAAAAGGCTTCAAAGATGGCTGGAACGGCGATAAGTACAAGGTAAATCCAAAAGAGGTGTGTGTGGTCGGATCTAGCTTTGGTGGAGCTACGGCGCTAATGTGCGCGCGGAGTGATTTGGTAAAAAAAGTTGTAGCATTTTCTCCGCTTGTGGACTGGACAGAGCCAAGTGAAGAAGAACCTTTGGATAAATTTGTGGAGCAAATAAAAAATTCATTTTATAATGCTTATAGATCCACAGACAAAAATTGGCAAAAGCTTTTGACGGGCAAATTTTTCAATCCTATAAATCATATAAATGAAATAGATGGTAAAAAAGTTTTGGTCTTCCATGCCAAAGACGATAAAATAATAAACTTCAATCCAGTCCAAAATTTC from Candidatus Magasanikbacteria bacterium includes the following:
- a CDS encoding DUF5654 family protein; translation: MPKKTKQKISKKLQKEIKSNFVKYIGAGFGLVASFAWNDAIKSLIEAVFPVSGQYVWAKFAYAVVMTLVVVVLMVYIVRILKVEEEK
- a CDS encoding prolyl oligopeptidase family serine peptidase, with product MHTLRAKFKNEIIAEFLPPKHNSDKIVILCDGLPTLPNKKKLLKFFSKKGFWVFHLRYRGTWESGGEFLQNSPEQDVLDIIDELPKGFKDGWNGDKYKVNPKEVCVVGSSFGGATALMCARSDLVKKVVAFSPLVDWTEPSEEEPLDKFVEQIKNSFYNAYRSTDKNWQKLLTGKFFNPINHINEIDGKKVLVFHAKDDKIINFNPVQNFCKKIGATFILKKKGGHFSLSKLMRFGFWWKVRKFLK